The DNA region gggacaattgtccttgtcgtgagaagaatccccgcaaaccatgcatttcggaaccatggcgcaatgatcagtaccgtgaccgaatgcctggcaacgccggcactgggtcagattctggccattaccgccatgtttcttaaaatgctcccactttacccgtacatggagcaaaaactgaactttgtccaaaagtttcaaattgttgatttcatttctgttgaaatgaatcagataaaattgtgaagtcaaaccaaagcgagaaatatttccgtttgattttttcttcattcgtattacttgggatggggcaaagccgagcaacaccttaagttcgtttttgatctcatccaccgacaagtcgttggagagacctttcaggaccgccttgaatggacgagcattcttggtctcatacgtgtagaaattgtgtttgtggtttttcaaataaccaacaaaagtttggtgatcttgtaaagattccgtcaacaagcgacattctcctcttcgaccaagctggaacgaaaccttcaaattgcaagtttccttgcaattcttcagttgcgttcgaaagctggccaaatcggagacggaagtcactacaattggcggagcctttactcgtttcttgacggcagaaggctcagtacgaggagaaggatccttgtcaacagtttcggataaaacaccgaaactgtttgccaatggaattggaggattggcctcactttcagaatcagaatcagacctcggatgaggctgttttcttttctgtttccgttagccggcttagcgttcaaacgcttcaccgacgtaacgaccaaatcttcagaagatttgcgtttacctttgttttgacgcattttgcaagcaaagttctcttaaaaagatggcttcgtttgtaaaatacaacaaaatttcaggtggggttagtcttgaaaagactgtttagaattttggaaagtaactcaggtagtctttaaaaagactgtgaattttgtttgaaataactctgagcttaggtagtaaaaaataccgcagctctacacacaaagaaaaattactctaaatttaaaaagatcgttcgttggattgaaagttcgcgttggtgaatattcgtagaaagttcaaacttttcaatttaaaagttggaaagttttgatactaccatacatttatggaacaaaatcgttgtattggtaaaagtattttacttttaattggaaaagaaaccttttatgGCAAGAATACTGAACATTTAGCACTACAGggataatttcagaaaaaagtgcttggtttttttacatttattaaaaaaaattaattagtaTGTtaggaaaacactttttttgtatttaacgctTCTTCACTAGCTTCTGCTTCATAcggtacgccaccggtcacttCCGAATACCCCAGGCTGGACGGTTCCGGATGGAGGCTTCAACGCGCGACAGCAGTGTAACACGATGGTCACGTTTCCGGCCTCAATCAGGACAGtcttggaggagttggccattgATTCGGGAAGGGTGGTCGACGTTTCCCGGCTGGAAAGTAAAGTGCCTGAACGGGGAGTTCTGGATCctggaagcgcatccggaaCATGGAGTTGATGAGGCCCTCGGTACGGAGTTCGTTTTGAGCACGTAATCCTACTTCGAGAAtgacatagatttttttttggctcacTGTCCAGATTCATTCGGCTGGGCGGGAAGTTGCTAAAAGAGATGGAAGTAAGTGAAGTTGGCTAACCACTGCacacattctcaatactcaccggtgTTGTAAACCGCCTGCAACCGTGCAACATCTgcgctgaccacctccgattATGCCGCTAGTCGTCCTCCTCTTCGTCGGATCCGTCAACTCACCGTGAAAATTAACTTTCTCGTACTTGTCCAAAAACCAGACGTTAATCTTCTTCAACGCAAACTCGTTGTTCATGCAACGCTGCGGCAGCGCCATCTTCTCGATAATATCGCCCCAGTCCTCGCGGGAATTGACCTTCAACCTCCAATCCCGGGCCACCAACaccgaatacaaccggtgcgaATCCACATTCTTACCTTCcatcctacaaaaacaaacaaaattaatcACAAACCCCACACAGCACCCAAGCTTCCTTTACCCATTCCGGTCCCGGAACAGCTTGCAGTTCCTGCAGGAAGCTGGCCTTGTCCTTTTCGAGCACTCGACCTCGTCCCACTCCTGCACCACCATCCTTCGAAggcgttccgctgctgctgtttggctcaCGAAGGTTTCCGCGTCCGAGTCCTGGCTGCTGCCGCGGTTGGCTTTGCTTTGCGTCCTATACTCACCAGTACCACCGGACccaccaaagtgtttgtttacatttgcgacttaggcgtacacggttacacgagaacgtcaaaatgaaaaaaaatttacagtcgaattaaaagtaaaaacttttaaatcagtgagcaatgagattttcaaaaactgtagcagtaaaagttttcattttcaaaacaagaaaaaaacttttaatgcaGCAAATTTTATCAActatttaattcaaaagtaagttacttttgtcattaccgtaatatttttttgtgtgtagtgtcggttcaccacgaaggttcgcaagacactgggcCGTTGGATGGTCCGGAAGCTGTCTGGTTGTTCTGGTCCTGGTTAAATTTGATCGTCCGGCAGCCGTCTAGCTGTTCCGTTGGTTCGCAACTCGTCGGCTATGCCAGCAACAGCTACTGCTACGGCGATCCGAAATCTTTCATGGGTCTTGGCCGTTGGATAGTCACGGGTTCTTGTGGGGAAACTTGCGGTGAAAAGTCCAGAGAAAGTGCTTTTTCTTAAATCACGTAGAAGCAGCTGTCAAAAAGACGCTCGATTTTTACTGGCAAAACGTCACTTTTATAAAAGTGACGTCTCGCCAGAACACTGATATAAATCATGCAGTGACTTCAGCGCATCATGTGCATCCATATTTACCTCGATATTTACGGTATTTACGTAAATTTACCGGAGTTGCTCCAAATGCGCTACGGATGAAGCATGTGCCCAACCCCGTGTTTAGTGAACATTTTCGCTGCTTGGGGGATCGGAGATTCTTCTGCTGGTTTGGGGATACAAAGCGCAGGTCCAGtggttttttttcgctggtgCAGCGGTTACTGGCACTGAATCAGCGTTTTGTTTCGCTGACGTCTGTTTTTTTCCGGCGGTAGTAGCtcgtgtcaaaaaaaaaaaaaaagattggtctactggttttgggaaaaaaaattgcgttggatttgatttttttgcagatttcgtAACGTAAACAATACAATTTAACAGTACTGAAAGCTGTGTCAATCGAAGGGAGGTCTGCTTGTCTGTGGTTCGAGTCGGTCGATTGTCGCGACGCTccgtttggtttttgttttttctggTGTTTTTGGTGATTCTCAAGCTCGTGTGTGGTATCAAAGTAAACTTTAGGCTGTGCTTCAGCATAGTAGAGTGAAGTTCGGTGATTTTGATTGTGATTTGAAGCATTTTAGCTCGGTTTTCTGTAAACGATtgtgtcttcttcttcttgaccggagaaaaaaatgttttttttgtcgatAATTGTGTCGATAAGTGTGTTGATTGTCAGGGGATAACTTCAAGGGGTGTGCGCGAACGCAGCTCTTGCTTGGTGTTTACgttttgtaagttttgacaCATCTAAGGAAACGAAGTGGTCGTCGtatttccaaattcaaattGGATTGTTGTGAAAATCGGACACGTAAGGTTGAAAGTTTACAGTAAGGGTAAGTCTGTTAGTTGTATTATTGTTGAAATTGCTCAGAGATGATGATACAGGACCGACAAGAGTGGTGAGTTGGAGTGATTGAAACGAGGTGTTGTGGGTTTTCAGTGGGAAAACCAAAAGctttttcaagggaaaagtcCAATTGGATTTTTCTTCTCGTCTTTATATAAATCTATTCTGATCTGACAGGAAAGAGtggtttaaattgttttgaaattctaCAGGAGCCAGTGGGTTTATTGACAAGGTATGTGTCCTGATCACGGCAATGGATGTTAACTTTGAGAGTGAGCGGGATACACTCCTTGCTTACAGTTTCACATTAGCCTGTTTgtgatattttgctaaaattgtcCTAATTAGATTACCGTTACTCTTATTGATTATCAATTGTTGATAAGgataaaagaaattttaaatgttggcATTCATTTAAGCTAAagcctttaaaattaaattaaataaatctacACTCCCCATACCTCCCAACGAGTTtgattttgggtatttttattCATATACCCCACCCTTACCtaaatgtgtgtgtatgtgtgtagcTAGAAAGCTCCTGTCAAAAATTGCGCGCGTATTGTTTGTCATTTGCATCTCAACATcgatgtttgaaaaattaaaaacaacaaagAAAGTTCATAAATTGAATGCgttatggagccagttccaagTGACAAGATTATGGAAGTGGCCAATGTAGCAGTGTATCCGGGAGGGAGAGTAAAAGTCGTGGATGTTCCAGGtgatgaaaattgtttttctaCGCCGTTCTGCAGCAGATCACTGGTCagtggaaatatttttaaatttgaaaagaaaatccataagggcaagaattttaaaacaatattttgaattttaaaacttaggAAGACGAATCTTTGATGTGGACTTCCGACAACGTGCCCATAACTTAAGAACTATGGTGGTTCGTTACATCCGGCGGCATGCGGACGAAATGCGTCATATTATTCTGATGGAAATTGCTGCTGGGAGGAGGGATCAAGATGGAAATCCTTTCCTGGGCACAGACGACGAAAAGTTCGAGGGCCTACTGTAGGATCTAGGTGAAGACCACACATGGGCCAGCACGGAATCGATCATGGCCATCCAAGGACTGTATGGAGGGACAGTGAAGGTGCTCAACCCGCACTATGCACCAGTTGTGATCGGAGAGGGGAGCGGACCGGTGATCGAGATCCACTACAATGGGATCAATCATTACAGTAGTGTGTTGAAAGAGGATGAAACATCGACCCGTAAGGATCGACAACAGCTGATACAAGCAAACGTGGAAGGTGGTTCATCAGGTCCTGGTGCAGCTTTGGAACAGAAGTTGCCCCAGCAGGAAAAGGTTCAAAGCTGTGGGAAGGAGGAGTGGAAAAGGAGGAGCGCAGCGAGGTGGTGGTTGCGAATCGGGCAGAAGGGGGAAGTGATCGCAAACAGGGTACTGGTAGGGGTCAGTGGAATCCGGCAGGGGGGGACGAGAAAGGAATGGGGGGAGGGTTAAGTTTGGGTGATGGGTTGCAAAGTGAATATGATGACGATAGAATGGTGCTGGACATGGAGACGTCGAATGGTAATAGAAGCGCTGAGAATAGATCGAAAGTGAATGGATTTAGTTGGAGAACGGTTGCCAATTATAGGATTAAAGTACGTCAAATGGTTAGACATAAATATAGTTACTTATGGGCTATAAGTTATCAAGTTAGTGGTATAAGTCCAGAATCTTGTGCATTTGAAGAATTACCATGGGCTTTGCTTAAAGATATTGTAACTTTCCCTTTGTTACAACCCGCTCAGTCGCACAAAACCCCCCAAGAACACCCAGGGTCGGCTCACTCAGTtaatcttcatttgaaagcaaAGAGGGAAAAGACCACGTCTACGTTTTCATGGCACGTTTATTTGAGAATCCGCCCTAACAACCTACTCCCTACGCTACCTAACCGGACTTACTTGTGTGGTGTCAGTGTATGGGCCCGCTGATCAGCTACTCTCGGCGTCGCTCGTGGACATCGGGATCTGGTGTATCCCCCGACGCGTGGGTGATCGGATCTCGTCCACGCTCCGTCCCCGTCCTCGACCTGGGACCTCTCGTTGCCTGCCGTCTCCTCCTCGTGTTGCAGGACTTCCAGCGTTCCGGCGTGGAACACCGTAGTCTTCGCCGAAGTCACGTTCCCGTCCGGAACCTCGTGACACGGCGTCTCTCGTACTCGCTTCCGTACCCGTAGTAGCCGATCCGGGACGTTCGATGGACCGTGCGTGGTTGTCGTGCACGTCCAGGCACACTCCGGTGCGGTTCGTGGCGGTGGCTATGTGTAACGGAGCCCAGCGATGCTTAGCTCGTGGCTAGCAGGAACACTTGCCAAGGGGCAATCCAGGGTAATTAACGTGCTGGTCGAACACTAAACTCGCGGGACTTGGCCAGGTTACGGATGGCCGTACGATCGCGCAATCCCTCAGCCGTAGACGGTGGCTTTCGGGGCTTCCTCGACCTCGTGGGAGATTCTCAAATCGCGGTTCTACTCACTGGTGTTAGATCTTCGTGAGCGTGTGAACTCCTTTCTGGTACTCAAGCAAGTGAACGAGTCGATCCCGTCCAGACTCCGAAGTGCCCTCGAAGATCACGCAGAAGTCGAGGTTGCGTTCATCTCTGCGTTTCGTGGGTGTTGATAAGAGTAGCCAAGTTGTCGCTACTGAAAACAATGCCTAATGTGATGTGTGATGCAAATCTCTTGTGCCATTCTATTACTTTTTCTagctatttaaaattcaaaacgaCTGTTGTTTGACGAATTGGTGCAGATTTATTATATTTGCAAATGTTGTGCTTATTTTGCGTTTCTTGGTTGAAAATCTACCCTAACTCTAGCTCTTCTAAGTGGTCGACCTCTTCAAATGACCCGAGTGTTCAGGGAAGGTTTATGAGACGATGTGGGCATACCAAGGTGGTTGGTCACaatataaagaaaatattgcATTATGTAGATGAAGAAGAACTACTTCCTAATGAAAGATTGTGGTCGACATTAGCTAATTTTCTTAATAGAGACATAGTGTTGATAGATGCAGTTAATGGATTCAGTTGCTATAGATCAAATAATGAATTAGAGAAGAATAAGCAGTTGAAATTGTTTACGTTGAAAATAGATCAAATTACTCAGGTAGACAGTATAGagataataataaaattgaGAACATAAGACAAAGAATTGAATGTTGTACAAAATTCCACTCAAATATTAAAAAGCAACGAGTCAAATAAGGTACACTgaaattaaaatcatgattGTTGCTATTAGTTTCACATATAGATTTTTGCAGAATGCTTCTGCTCATAAACGGCGTGTGCCTTGCATATAAACTGTATGAGCACTATACATACATGGATACGAACTTGAAGTATGCTTACGCATATAAAATGTATATGCACGAAACATGAACGGTATATGCAATGCACACAGATTTGAATATGCACCAACTTATAACATGTATGTGTAAAATTCATAATTCTTATTATAGTTCTCATTTGCTTTTTAATAATAATGAATTTTACTTTTATGTTGTATTAGTAATGCAAAATTCctgttttaattttctttcaatatttATCACAAAGTTGTGTTTCTAACTaacgtttgttttattttacatgttttttttttaattaatattctCTTACAAACAATCACGTCCGACTGCGGGAACCTCTTTTTGCACGTGGCCGGATCTTAGCGGCATCGTTGCTGACTTTCTTTCGATTAGCCCGAAACTGCTTCTCCATATTCGGAGTCGGTCCTGGCAAGCTCTCCAACAAGCCATCCAAACCTCTCCAAATCGCTACAAACTCCTCCCGGAA from Culex quinquefasciatus strain JHB chromosome 3, VPISU_Cqui_1.0_pri_paternal, whole genome shotgun sequence includes:
- the LOC119769542 gene encoding AT-rich interactive domain-containing protein 2-like encodes the protein MVVQEWDEVECSKRTRPASCRNCKLFRDRNGMEGKNVDSHRLYSVLVARDWRLKVNSREDWGDIIEKMALPQRCMNNEFALKKINVWFLDKYEKVNFHGELTDPTKRRTTSGIIGGGQRRCCTVAGGLQHR